The following proteins come from a genomic window of Streptomyces sp. Sge12:
- a CDS encoding class I SAM-dependent methyltransferase, with protein sequence MSTPTAPPPPRPSGVREVIGYNWPLYAAGLGATAAGLALAPHLPRIPAALARTGALTAAALLAGSTAASWWVYDRSALHSLDWLGDLLPDGPGDHLVIATGLDETSRTLSERHPRTRQQIVDLYDPALTTEGSIRRARRRVPPRPGTLPGHPSRLPVATASQHTVFAVFAAHELRLAPDREALFAEITRTLRPGGTLVLVEHLRDGPNTAAFGPGAWHFMPRREWLRLARGAGLHAVAETKIATLVTAFTFRRSSA encoded by the coding sequence GTGAGCACACCCACCGCCCCACCGCCCCCGCGCCCCTCCGGCGTCCGCGAGGTCATCGGCTACAACTGGCCCCTGTACGCGGCCGGGCTCGGCGCGACAGCCGCCGGCCTCGCCCTCGCACCGCACCTTCCCCGCATCCCGGCCGCCCTCGCCCGCACCGGCGCGCTCACGGCCGCCGCCCTGCTCGCCGGCAGCACCGCCGCAAGCTGGTGGGTCTACGACCGCTCCGCGCTCCACTCCCTCGACTGGCTCGGCGACCTGCTCCCCGACGGCCCCGGCGACCACCTCGTCATAGCGACCGGACTCGACGAGACCAGCCGGACCCTGAGCGAGCGGCACCCCCGCACCCGCCAGCAGATCGTCGACCTCTACGACCCGGCCCTCACCACCGAAGGATCCATCCGCCGCGCCCGCCGCCGCGTACCCCCACGCCCCGGAACCCTGCCCGGCCACCCCTCCCGACTCCCCGTCGCCACCGCCTCCCAGCACACCGTGTTCGCGGTCTTCGCCGCCCACGAACTGCGCCTGGCACCCGACCGGGAGGCACTGTTCGCAGAAATCACCCGCACCCTGCGCCCCGGCGGCACCCTCGTCCTCGTGGAACACCTGCGCGACGGCCCGAACACCGCCGCCTTCGGCCCCGGGGCCTGGCACTTCATGCCCCGCCGCGAATGGCTCCGCCTCGCCCGCGGCGCCGGCCTGCACGCCGTCGCCGAAACGAAGATCGCCACCCTCGTCACGGCCTTCACCTTCCGACGGAGCTCCGCATGA
- a CDS encoding PH domain-containing protein, whose product MGRTGRVALWLAIALVSLLAGVMSALEVRGALGREREYLASPACASVPVTASACVWEQGFTVRESDLHTGERGEVPSATLLLPDGTPWKVEFRDSEPVASGMRPGAPVVGVVWHGRIVEVRDSGARRQQTAFGPVGWPADRLGGALAFLSFGLIALAGSLWAVVKRGDRRHGRAAAMVRWHGAAVGVTALLTLWAQANNGWPLWVIWAVWGPLALVLLATMTASAVAALRGGGEGYDLFDEPPARPPAGEGGPVPGAGGLPREYRMDRGRRRVLMALLAAKAALLMFMVWTEDIPPLWFQIGLSVLMALLLIVFVVRTPRSATLVDSTGIRIRGLTRTRRVAWEEVREIRAQPLRGSDGGIAPRMIAYVYPTNGRRKLLRNLDDHGYDVEREVAVLRAALAEHRGTDTAPDVPAA is encoded by the coding sequence ATGGGGAGAACGGGACGGGTGGCGCTCTGGTTGGCGATCGCGCTCGTGAGCCTGCTGGCGGGGGTGATGTCGGCGCTGGAGGTCCGCGGGGCGCTGGGGCGGGAGCGGGAGTACCTGGCTTCCCCGGCCTGCGCCTCCGTGCCGGTGACGGCATCGGCCTGTGTGTGGGAGCAGGGGTTCACCGTCCGCGAGAGCGACCTCCACACGGGCGAACGCGGGGAGGTGCCGTCGGCGACGTTGCTGCTCCCGGACGGCACGCCGTGGAAGGTGGAGTTCCGCGACAGCGAGCCGGTGGCGTCCGGGATGCGGCCGGGCGCCCCGGTCGTCGGCGTGGTGTGGCACGGGCGCATCGTGGAGGTACGGGACTCCGGCGCGCGGCGGCAGCAGACGGCCTTCGGCCCGGTGGGGTGGCCGGCGGACCGGCTCGGGGGCGCGCTCGCCTTCCTCTCCTTCGGCCTGATCGCCCTCGCCGGTTCCCTGTGGGCCGTCGTCAAGCGAGGCGACCGGCGGCACGGCCGTGCGGCGGCCATGGTGCGCTGGCACGGCGCTGCCGTGGGCGTCACCGCCCTGCTGACGCTGTGGGCGCAGGCCAACAACGGCTGGCCGCTGTGGGTGATCTGGGCGGTCTGGGGGCCGCTCGCGCTGGTCCTGCTCGCCACGATGACGGCCTCGGCCGTCGCCGCGCTCCGCGGCGGCGGGGAGGGCTACGACCTGTTCGACGAGCCGCCGGCGCGGCCGCCGGCCGGGGAGGGCGGGCCGGTCCCGGGCGCCGGGGGCCTGCCGCGCGAGTACCGGATGGACCGGGGCAGGCGGAGGGTGCTCATGGCCCTCCTGGCCGCCAAGGCGGCCTTGCTGATGTTCATGGTGTGGACCGAGGACATCCCGCCCCTCTGGTTCCAGATCGGCCTGAGCGTGCTCATGGCACTGCTCCTGATCGTCTTCGTCGTCCGCACGCCGCGGTCCGCCACCCTGGTCGACAGCACCGGGATACGCATCCGCGGCCTGACCCGCACGCGACGGGTGGCCTGGGAGGAGGTCCGGGAGATCAGGGCCCAGCCCCTGCGGGGGTCCGACGGGGGCATCGCGCCCCGCATGATCGCGTACGTCTACCCGACGAACGGCCGGCGCAAGCTGCTCCGGAATCTGGACGACCACGGCTACGACGTCGAGCGTGAGGTCGCGGTCCTGCGTGCCGCCCTGGCGGAGCACCGCGGCACGGATACCGCGCCGGACGTGCCGGCCGCCTGA
- a CDS encoding helix-turn-helix domain-containing protein, whose amino-acid sequence MGRPRRDISADTGKHARLARQLSELRPRNTTLADLAKLTGISASTLSRATKATECPSWKTMLEYLTAFGEDPDDWRPQWDMCATERQRSQAGVPADPAQRAPYQRMMPTSVLDKHTCAVGLRELRIWRGSPTYAAMSHHASKQDQPVAKTTISDVLNAKIVPSVNALKGILAGLGMGPDDPEYDQWLQARRVLEATEMRQKIATKALQHATNRRVHRARPMLSPVRRED is encoded by the coding sequence ATGGGACGACCCCGTCGCGACATCAGCGCCGACACCGGCAAGCACGCTCGCCTCGCCCGGCAGCTCTCCGAGCTCCGGCCCCGGAACACCACCCTCGCCGACCTGGCGAAGCTCACCGGCATCTCTGCGTCGACGCTCTCCAGGGCCACCAAGGCCACGGAGTGCCCGTCCTGGAAGACGATGCTGGAGTACCTGACCGCCTTCGGCGAGGACCCCGACGACTGGCGCCCGCAGTGGGACATGTGCGCCACCGAGCGGCAGCGCAGCCAGGCCGGCGTTCCCGCCGATCCCGCCCAGCGCGCCCCGTACCAGCGCATGATGCCGACGTCCGTCCTCGACAAGCACACCTGCGCGGTCGGTCTGCGCGAACTGCGCATCTGGAGGGGCAGCCCGACCTATGCGGCAATGTCCCACCACGCCAGCAAGCAGGACCAGCCCGTTGCCAAGACCACGATCTCCGACGTCCTGAACGCCAAGATCGTGCCGAGCGTGAACGCGCTGAAGGGGATCCTCGCCGGCCTCGGCATGGGCCCCGATGACCCCGAGTACGACCAGTGGCTGCAGGCCCGTCGGGTCCTGGAGGCCACCGAGATGCGGCAGAAGATCGCCACCAAGGCCCTCCAGCACGCGACCAACAGGCGCGTCCACCGCGCCCGTCCGATGCTCTCCCCCGTCCGCCGAGAGGACTGA
- a CDS encoding metalloregulator ArsR/SmtB family transcription factor: MSTEHEDETGAFRALADPTRRQILEDLRDGELAAGEIASRFAISAPSISRHLGVLKGAGLVTERRDGNRILYTLAEERLAMHIGRFLSAVCPEQVVLRHTKWRKTEGNQPA; this comes from the coding sequence ATGAGCACAGAACACGAGGACGAAACGGGCGCATTCCGCGCACTCGCCGACCCGACGCGACGTCAGATCCTCGAAGACCTGCGCGACGGCGAGCTCGCGGCCGGAGAGATCGCGAGCCGCTTCGCCATCAGCGCCCCCTCCATCTCCCGCCACCTGGGAGTGCTCAAGGGAGCCGGACTCGTCACCGAACGCCGGGACGGCAACCGCATCCTGTACACGCTGGCCGAGGAACGACTGGCCATGCACATCGGACGCTTCCTCAGCGCCGTCTGCCCCGAGCAGGTCGTGCTGCGCCACACCAAGTGGCGCAAGACCGAGGGCAACCAGCCCGCCTGA
- a CDS encoding rhomboid-like protein, with amino-acid sequence MNSPSPQGPWHRLLRTVRQYPRRAPLTAAYVCLLLVSHAWVLYGLSADRSAAVLGHVSTNLDNLQDHPLSSLVGSVLFFDGTLTDVASTEFVGTFITLGLGVCCFLARAERRWGKRRAVAVFLGGHVAATLITAAVIAVALQHDWYPAAVRQALDYGVSYGAQTVLAVGTLALPRRGRLPWAVFVLGWPLGGAEWTTGPLPDFTTVGHLTAAVLGFGLLAVPGFRRQRVRATGPSAVAEPASPAAGGQAPPSL; translated from the coding sequence ATGAACTCCCCTTCACCGCAGGGCCCTTGGCACAGACTGCTGCGCACCGTGCGGCAGTATCCGCGCCGTGCGCCGCTGACCGCCGCCTATGTCTGCCTGCTCCTGGTCAGCCATGCCTGGGTCCTCTACGGGTTGTCCGCCGATCGTTCGGCCGCCGTGCTGGGCCACGTCAGCACCAACCTGGACAACCTGCAGGACCATCCGCTGTCCTCGCTGGTCGGCAGCGTGCTGTTCTTCGACGGCACGCTCACCGATGTCGCCTCGACCGAGTTCGTGGGCACCTTCATCACCCTGGGTCTCGGCGTCTGCTGCTTCCTGGCCCGGGCGGAGCGCCGGTGGGGTAAGCGGCGTGCCGTGGCCGTGTTCCTCGGCGGGCATGTCGCTGCCACCCTGATCACCGCTGCCGTCATCGCCGTCGCGCTGCAGCACGACTGGTATCCGGCGGCCGTGCGGCAGGCCCTGGACTACGGGGTCAGTTACGGCGCCCAGACCGTGCTGGCGGTCGGCACGCTCGCCCTGCCGCGCCGGGGCCGCCTGCCGTGGGCCGTCTTCGTCCTCGGATGGCCTCTCGGCGGTGCCGAGTGGACGACCGGGCCGCTGCCGGACTTCACCACGGTCGGCCATCTCACGGCGGCGGTCCTCGGCTTCGGGCTGTTGGCCGTCCCCGGTTTCCGGCGGCAGCGGGTCCGCGCCACCGGGCCGTCCGCCGTTGCGGAACCGGCTTCCCCGGCAGCCGGAGGACAGGCTCCCCCGTCGCTCTGA